A genomic window from Slackia heliotrinireducens DSM 20476 includes:
- a CDS encoding LCP family protein has protein sequence MGNRRRSGSDSYSAYSRQSNTPYSSSNYGTSAQGAADRYSRRTQQAEYGKQMEKKRRGKRVLTTVLVSLLVVLFAGAAAFGAYYFMINSNLHQEVDEDLAAALDEVETPTDPFYVLLLGVDRSESRDGSAEFGDVFRSDTIILARIDPTEKQATLISIVRDTYVDIEGYGPNKINAAHAFGGPALTVKTVSEFAGVPISHYVEVDFDGFEAAVDAVGGVDVDVPITIDDDDAGGYVAAGEQTLSGEEALILCRARHAYDEYGDGDMYRAANQRMVIGALAEKVLAADTGTMLNLITDMSEYVTTDMSVAEIASVAMAMRGMDTDSIYSCSNPTTSAYENDVWYEYSNNQAWTVMMQRVDAGLSPTGDDATSSNNGGIIDGTVDSDYIAETVLGDDMAQTVVADVVVLNGNGVDGSAARASSILMNNGMTVVSTGSANSYEYGQTVVVYNDPSFRDEAEKAQGALGVGYVFENDGTYAFTGDVLVVVGADF, from the coding sequence ATGGGAAATCGCCGACGTAGCGGTTCAGACTCATATAGCGCTTATTCGCGCCAATCCAACACGCCTTACAGCAGCTCGAATTACGGAACTTCCGCCCAGGGCGCGGCCGACCGCTATTCGCGCCGCACCCAACAGGCGGAATACGGCAAGCAGATGGAGAAGAAGCGCCGCGGCAAGCGCGTTCTCACCACCGTTTTGGTCAGCTTGCTGGTGGTCCTGTTCGCGGGGGCTGCCGCGTTCGGCGCGTACTATTTCATGATCAACAGCAACCTCCACCAGGAGGTTGACGAGGATTTGGCAGCTGCCCTGGACGAGGTGGAAACGCCTACCGACCCCTTCTACGTGCTGCTGCTGGGTGTGGACAGGTCCGAATCGCGCGACGGGTCCGCCGAGTTCGGCGACGTGTTCCGCTCGGACACCATCATTCTGGCCCGCATCGATCCGACGGAAAAGCAGGCCACGCTGATTTCCATCGTGCGCGACACCTATGTGGATATCGAGGGATACGGTCCCAACAAGATTAATGCGGCCCATGCGTTCGGTGGCCCGGCTTTGACCGTCAAGACTGTTTCCGAATTCGCTGGCGTTCCCATCAGCCATTACGTCGAAGTGGACTTCGACGGGTTCGAAGCGGCCGTGGACGCCGTTGGCGGTGTGGACGTGGACGTGCCCATCACCATCGATGACGATGATGCGGGCGGATACGTTGCGGCCGGCGAGCAGACCCTCAGTGGCGAAGAGGCCCTGATCCTGTGCCGTGCGCGCCATGCCTACGACGAATACGGCGACGGCGACATGTACCGCGCGGCCAACCAGCGCATGGTCATCGGCGCTTTGGCCGAGAAGGTGCTGGCGGCTGACACCGGCACCATGCTCAATCTGATTACCGACATGAGCGAATACGTGACCACCGACATGAGCGTGGCCGAGATTGCCAGCGTGGCCATGGCCATGCGGGGGATGGACACCGACTCCATCTACAGCTGCTCCAACCCGACTACCAGCGCCTACGAGAACGACGTGTGGTACGAGTACAGCAACAACCAGGCCTGGACCGTCATGATGCAGCGCGTCGACGCGGGCCTGTCTCCTACGGGTGACGACGCCACATCTTCCAACAACGGCGGCATCATCGACGGCACCGTGGACTCCGATTACATTGCCGAAACGGTGCTCGGCGACGACATGGCCCAGACCGTCGTCGCGGATGTGGTGGTGCTCAACGGTAACGGCGTGGACGGCTCGGCGGCCCGCGCGTCCAGCATCCTGATGAACAACGGCATGACTGTGGTTTCGACGGGGTCGGCCAATTCCTACGAGTACGGCCAGACCGTGGTGGTGTACAACGACCCCAGCTTCCGCGACGAGGCCGAAAAGGCCCAAGGCGCGCTGGGTGTGGGCTACGTCTTCGAAAACGACGGGACCTACGCTTTCACCGGCGACGTGCTGGTCGTGGTCGGCGCCGACTTCTAG
- the ilvB gene encoding biosynthetic-type acetolactate synthase large subunit, whose product MMNLQEDLERKSLAIAGKPFGPGSATEHEGQRMNGAQAVVASLEAEGVETIFGYPGGTVIDIYDALYDSKIKHVLARHEQGACHMADGYARSTGRPGVCLVTSGPGATNVVTAIATAFLDSIPLIVITGQVKRPVIGTDAFQEADTVGITMPIVKHSYLLTSTDDLTKTFREAFYIASTGRPGPVLIDVPSDISTAEMVFHYPDDVNLPSYKPTYKGNARQIKQTVSALKEAKRPLLYVGGGVALSFAEKELADLAHMLRIPVVTTLMAVGVMDPDDELNLGAVGMHGSRYANKAMNDCDLLIAVGARFSERVTGRIDTFNQGAKVIHIDIDPAEIGKVRAAEIPIVGDAQIVLATLAGQAEKQNVGPVGEAFAQQCFEWRERWPLYDRELAAKEGQGRIVPEASLLMLSGKLDRDNSIVVTDVGQHQMWAFQFIKRNNPGTFLTSGGLGTMGYGLPAAIGAQIVNPDQQVVLVTGDGSFQMCIQEMATATINNAPVKVVILDNRALGMVHQWQKLFYNGRYSATVLDPVPDFVKLAEAYGWQGERIVDPDELSAAYDRMLAAEGPYLLDVDIRADMNVYPMVPAGAPMSKQFGAIDMDAGGTRIRYDDVNPPIGSDDEMEA is encoded by the coding sequence ATGATGAACTTGCAAGAAGACCTCGAGCGCAAGAGCCTGGCCATTGCCGGCAAGCCGTTCGGTCCGGGCAGCGCCACCGAGCACGAGGGGCAGCGCATGAACGGCGCCCAGGCCGTGGTCGCGTCGCTTGAGGCGGAAGGCGTGGAGACCATCTTCGGGTACCCTGGAGGCACGGTCATCGACATCTACGACGCGCTGTACGATTCCAAAATCAAACACGTGCTGGCCCGCCATGAGCAGGGTGCCTGCCACATGGCCGACGGATACGCGCGCTCCACGGGGCGTCCCGGCGTGTGCCTGGTGACCAGCGGTCCTGGCGCCACCAACGTGGTGACCGCCATCGCCACGGCGTTTCTGGATTCCATCCCGCTCATCGTCATCACCGGTCAGGTGAAGCGCCCCGTCATCGGCACCGACGCCTTCCAAGAGGCCGACACCGTTGGCATCACCATGCCCATCGTGAAGCACAGCTACCTTCTGACCAGCACCGACGACTTGACGAAAACGTTCCGCGAGGCCTTCTACATCGCATCGACGGGCCGTCCGGGCCCGGTGCTTATCGACGTGCCTTCCGATATCTCCACCGCCGAGATGGTGTTTCATTATCCCGACGATGTGAACCTGCCCAGCTACAAACCCACCTACAAAGGCAACGCTCGCCAGATCAAGCAGACGGTTTCCGCCCTTAAGGAAGCGAAGCGACCGCTGCTGTACGTGGGCGGCGGCGTGGCGCTGTCCTTCGCCGAGAAGGAACTGGCCGATCTGGCGCACATGCTGCGCATCCCCGTGGTCACCACGCTTATGGCCGTGGGCGTCATGGATCCCGATGACGAGCTCAACCTGGGTGCGGTGGGCATGCACGGCTCCCGTTACGCCAACAAGGCCATGAACGATTGCGACCTGCTGATTGCCGTGGGCGCACGCTTCTCGGAGCGGGTGACCGGACGTATCGACACCTTCAACCAGGGGGCCAAGGTCATTCATATCGATATCGATCCGGCCGAAATCGGCAAGGTACGCGCCGCGGAGATCCCCATCGTGGGCGACGCGCAGATCGTGCTTGCCACCCTTGCTGGACAGGCTGAAAAGCAGAACGTGGGCCCTGTTGGCGAAGCCTTCGCCCAACAGTGTTTCGAGTGGCGTGAACGCTGGCCGCTGTACGACCGCGAACTTGCCGCCAAGGAGGGCCAGGGCCGCATCGTGCCCGAGGCGTCGCTGCTCATGCTGTCCGGCAAGCTGGACCGCGACAACTCCATCGTCGTCACGGACGTGGGGCAGCATCAGATGTGGGCCTTCCAGTTCATCAAGCGTAACAACCCCGGCACCTTCCTCACGTCGGGCGGCCTGGGCACCATGGGCTACGGCCTGCCCGCGGCCATCGGCGCGCAGATCGTCAATCCCGACCAGCAGGTGGTGCTGGTGACCGGCGACGGATCATTCCAGATGTGCATTCAGGAGATGGCCACGGCCACCATCAACAACGCGCCGGTCAAGGTGGTTATTTTGGACAACCGCGCGCTGGGTATGGTGCACCAGTGGCAGAAGCTGTTCTACAACGGGCGCTATTCAGCCACGGTGCTGGACCCCGTTCCCGATTTCGTGAAGCTGGCCGAAGCCTACGGTTGGCAGGGCGAGCGCATCGTCGACCCCGATGAGCTGTCCGCGGCGTACGACCGCATGCTGGCCGCCGAGGGTCCGTACCTGCTTGACGTGGACATTCGCGCCGATATGAACGTGTATCCCATGGTGCCTGCCGGCGCTCCCATGAGCAAGCAGTTCGGCGCCATCGACATGGACGCGGGCGGCACGCGCATCAGGTATGACGACGTCAATCCGCCCATCGGCTCCGATGACGAGATGGAGGCTTAA
- the ilvN gene encoding acetolactate synthase small subunit produces MDHILSVLVENKAGVLSRVVGLITRRGFNIQSLTVAPTEDPTVSRMTIILNCDEVACEQIVKQLHKLVSVYKISNLTNKASIERELALFKVTVPAEKRGEIIEIANVFRAKIVDVSRSSMTIEATGDEDKLSAIEDLLRGYGIKQLTRTGKVVMPRDPRES; encoded by the coding sequence ATGGACCACATTCTTTCCGTACTTGTCGAGAACAAGGCCGGCGTGCTGTCCCGTGTCGTGGGGCTCATCACGCGGCGTGGCTTCAACATCCAGTCGCTGACCGTGGCGCCCACCGAGGACCCCACGGTGTCACGCATGACCATCATTCTGAACTGCGACGAGGTGGCTTGCGAGCAGATCGTCAAGCAGCTGCACAAGCTGGTCAGCGTGTATAAGATCAGCAACCTGACCAACAAGGCGTCCATCGAGCGCGAGCTGGCGCTGTTCAAGGTGACGGTGCCCGCCGAGAAGCGTGGCGAAATCATCGAGATCGCGAACGTGTTCCGTGCGAAGATCGTCGACGTGAGCAGGTCGTCCATGACCATCGAGGCGACAGGCGACGAGGACAAGCTGTCGGCCATCGAGGATTTGCTGCGCGGTTACGGCATCAAGCAGCTGACCCGCACAGGTAAGGTGGTCATGCCCCGCGACCCTCGCGAAAGCTAA
- a CDS encoding helix-turn-helix transcriptional regulator: protein MLHEQQLNATDVAGILHVGKNKVYEMAASGELGSYRIGRKLRFTMHDVEQYLTAQHTGGATAAQAESEDDHGPAYLSAITHDNASVVLAGTDAVCDALSSSLAEAGLPAARRHINGFAALVGMYLGQVDVAVVDLYDAKTNSYNIPYAQRVAPGTPVVLISLADRQRGFIVAEGNPKRLTTWGGLLKDGVRLAQRELGTGGRVLLDEKLMAIEARPSNIAGYNGPATNGLEAAKRVASGESDVTIGTAREAAMVEGLQFVPMQTEHLDIVVRKSPENRGLLRQVKRIAASESFRHALESMPGLSCGRLGAVRYES, encoded by the coding sequence ATGCTCCACGAACAGCAACTGAACGCCACCGACGTCGCCGGGATCCTTCACGTGGGAAAGAACAAAGTGTACGAGATGGCAGCCAGCGGCGAGCTGGGGTCGTACCGAATCGGACGCAAGCTGCGCTTCACCATGCACGATGTGGAGCAGTACCTGACCGCGCAGCACACCGGCGGCGCGACCGCCGCCCAGGCAGAATCCGAAGACGACCACGGCCCCGCGTACCTTTCCGCCATTACCCACGACAACGCAAGCGTCGTGCTTGCCGGCACCGATGCCGTGTGCGACGCGCTTTCAAGCTCGCTGGCCGAAGCGGGCCTACCCGCGGCCCGGCGCCACATCAACGGATTTGCCGCCCTGGTGGGCATGTACCTCGGCCAGGTCGATGTGGCCGTCGTGGACCTGTACGACGCGAAAACCAACAGCTACAACATCCCGTACGCCCAGCGTGTCGCGCCTGGCACGCCTGTGGTGCTGATCAGCCTGGCCGACCGGCAGCGCGGGTTCATAGTGGCCGAAGGCAACCCGAAACGCCTCACCACCTGGGGCGGCCTGCTTAAGGACGGCGTGCGTCTGGCCCAACGTGAACTGGGCACCGGCGGACGTGTGCTGCTGGACGAAAAGCTCATGGCAATCGAGGCCAGGCCCTCTAACATCGCGGGCTACAACGGCCCGGCCACCAACGGTCTCGAAGCGGCGAAACGCGTGGCCAGTGGTGAATCGGACGTCACCATCGGCACCGCCCGCGAGGCAGCGATGGTCGAAGGCCTGCAGTTCGTCCCCATGCAAACCGAACATCTGGACATCGTGGTGCGCAAGTCCCCCGAAAACCGCGGGCTGTTGCGCCAGGTGAAACGGATCGCCGCGTCGGAGAGCTTCCGCCATGCGCTGGAATCGATGCCCGGGCTGAGCTGCGGTCGTCTGGGCGCTGTGCGCTACGAGAGCTAG
- a CDS encoding TOBE domain-containing protein: protein MKISARNQLKGTVVSVKEGAVNGVVAIEVGGQTLKASITMESIKELGLAEGVEAFAIVKATSVMFATGKVEGISARNQLEGTVVKVTEGAVNGHVVLELADGNRVSGSITNEAIEDLGLAEGAKAVAIVKATDVIVGVE from the coding sequence ATGAAGATCTCCGCACGCAACCAGCTCAAGGGCACTGTCGTCTCTGTCAAGGAAGGCGCCGTCAACGGCGTCGTCGCCATCGAGGTGGGCGGCCAGACGCTGAAGGCCTCCATCACCATGGAATCCATCAAGGAACTCGGCCTGGCCGAGGGTGTCGAAGCCTTCGCCATCGTCAAGGCCACCAGCGTCATGTTCGCTACCGGCAAAGTGGAGGGCATTTCCGCCCGCAACCAGCTCGAGGGTACCGTTGTGAAGGTGACCGAGGGTGCCGTGAACGGCCACGTGGTGCTCGAGCTCGCTGACGGCAACCGTGTTTCCGGCTCCATCACCAACGAAGCCATCGAAGACCTGGGCCTGGCCGAAGGCGCCAAGGCCGTTGCCATCGTCAAGGCCACCGACGTCATCGTGGGTGTCGAGTAA
- the hpt gene encoding hypoxanthine phosphoribosyltransferase: MSESTKSHYGDNDVERILFSEDDIQTCVKEMGARITEDYAQVAYDKTPDGLPSVLVLSVLRGAAIFMTDLVRAIDLPLETEYMVVSSYGAGTTSSGVVRILKDITSSVEGRHVIIAEDVLDSGLTLKSLIRIIESRNPASVKVAAMIRKENPKQADIELAYTGFECPNEFIVGYGLDYAENYRNLPYIGVLKPEVYQGK; this comes from the coding sequence ATGAGCGAATCCACCAAATCCCATTACGGCGACAACGACGTCGAACGCATCCTGTTCTCTGAGGATGACATCCAGACCTGCGTTAAAGAAATGGGTGCCCGCATCACGGAGGATTATGCTCAGGTAGCGTACGATAAGACCCCCGACGGATTGCCGTCGGTACTGGTCCTCAGCGTGCTGCGTGGTGCAGCCATCTTCATGACCGACCTGGTTCGCGCCATCGACCTGCCTCTGGAGACCGAATACATGGTCGTGTCCTCCTATGGCGCCGGAACCACCAGCTCGGGCGTCGTCCGCATCCTCAAGGACATCACGTCCAGCGTCGAAGGCCGCCATGTCATCATCGCCGAGGACGTGCTGGATTCGGGTCTCACCCTGAAGAGCCTGATTCGCATCATCGAGTCGCGCAACCCCGCGTCCGTCAAGGTGGCGGCCATGATTCGCAAGGAGAACCCCAAGCAGGCCGACATCGAGCTGGCCTACACCGGGTTCGAATGCCCCAACGAGTTCATCGTGGGCTACGGCCTGGACTATGCGGAAAACTACCGCAACCTGCCCTACATAGGCGTTTTGAAGCCTGAAGTCTATCAAGGAAAATAG
- the ftsH gene encoding ATP-dependent zinc metalloprotease FtsH, with translation MSETPNTNEQNNPNNQQDGTGQNPMPPMPTGKPQMPERPERHNQADGAPKRPGDDDRKSERPTWLSEFSDKEEDFASRLNTRPPQRASIITIIIIFLVAFFIGSQMMNMVHGEETDDLTTSEFVQAVEQGRVENVVYNAGEYTVTGKYYPAATAGSTIAESYNSAIESVDVKLGTILEPSNPSSVGIETTSLEEKTLGTERNYTATYVGQDSLMELLSAHPEVEYQVTLPSNVTEILISVLPMLLFAGLLIYFFSQMSKANNSQMSFGKAKAKKTTEERPDVRFSDVAGEDEAVEELQEIKDFLVNPGKYQKLGAKIPRGCLLVGPPGTGKTLLARAVAGEANVPFFSISGSEFVEMFVGVGASRVRNLFEQAKEAAPSIIFIDEIDAVGRQRGTGLGGGHDEREQTLNQLLVEMDGFEKNDAVVLIAATNRVDVLDPALLRPGRFDRQIVVDGPDVKGRVKILEVHAKNKPIGEDVDLERIAKLTSGMTGADLMNLMNEAALLTARRNKDKIGMDEVNESMERLMAGPERKTRVLNEKTRRTIAYHESGHALVGHMLENADPVHKITIVPRGMALGYTMSIPDEDKFLVSRSAMLDELAVFMGGRVAEEIFCGDITTGASNDLERATKTARKMVVSYGMSEALGQQTFGQPNHEVFLGRDYGNTQDYSPETAQRIDEEVARLMKEAHDTAYEILSARQEQMHTMAKVLLERETVDGEECQALLNNTWDEFLAKKQAEAAAKAADQAEQPQVEAEPVAQVATPAAPVAPAVPEAPQPPAAPQQ, from the coding sequence ATGAGCGAAACCCCCAATACGAACGAGCAGAACAACCCGAATAATCAGCAGGACGGCACCGGTCAGAACCCGATGCCGCCCATGCCTACGGGCAAACCGCAGATGCCCGAACGTCCGGAGCGCCACAATCAAGCCGACGGTGCGCCGAAGCGTCCCGGTGACGACGACCGCAAGTCTGAACGTCCCACGTGGCTGTCGGAATTCTCCGACAAGGAGGAAGACTTCGCCAGCCGCCTGAACACCAGGCCGCCCCAGCGCGCCAGCATCATCACGATCATCATCATCTTCCTGGTGGCCTTTTTCATCGGCAGCCAGATGATGAACATGGTGCATGGCGAAGAGACGGACGACCTGACCACATCCGAATTCGTGCAGGCGGTCGAGCAGGGTCGCGTCGAGAACGTGGTCTACAACGCCGGCGAATACACCGTGACAGGCAAATACTACCCGGCCGCAACGGCGGGCTCCACCATCGCCGAGTCGTACAATTCCGCCATCGAGTCGGTGGATGTGAAGCTGGGCACCATCCTGGAACCCAGCAACCCCAGCTCGGTCGGCATCGAAACCACCAGCCTGGAGGAGAAGACTCTGGGCACGGAGCGCAACTACACTGCCACGTATGTGGGCCAAGACTCCCTGATGGAGCTCCTGTCGGCGCACCCCGAAGTGGAATACCAGGTCACGCTGCCGTCCAACGTGACGGAAATCCTGATCAGCGTGCTGCCCATGCTGCTGTTCGCCGGTCTGCTGATCTACTTCTTCAGCCAGATGAGCAAGGCCAACAACTCGCAGATGTCCTTCGGCAAGGCTAAGGCCAAAAAGACCACCGAAGAGCGCCCCGACGTGCGTTTCTCCGACGTGGCCGGCGAGGACGAGGCCGTCGAGGAGCTGCAGGAGATCAAAGACTTCCTGGTCAACCCCGGCAAATACCAGAAGTTGGGCGCGAAAATCCCTCGCGGCTGCCTTTTGGTGGGCCCTCCGGGTACCGGTAAAACGCTGCTGGCCCGCGCTGTGGCCGGCGAAGCGAACGTGCCTTTCTTCAGCATTTCCGGCTCTGAATTCGTCGAGATGTTCGTCGGTGTGGGTGCAAGCCGCGTCCGCAACCTGTTCGAGCAGGCGAAAGAGGCCGCTCCGTCCATCATCTTCATCGATGAGATCGACGCCGTGGGTCGCCAGCGCGGCACGGGTTTGGGCGGCGGTCACGACGAACGCGAGCAGACCCTGAACCAGCTGCTGGTGGAAATGGACGGTTTCGAGAAGAACGATGCCGTGGTGCTTATCGCCGCCACGAACCGCGTCGACGTTCTTGACCCGGCGCTGCTGCGCCCCGGTCGTTTCGACCGCCAGATCGTGGTGGACGGCCCCGACGTGAAGGGCCGCGTCAAGATTCTGGAAGTCCACGCCAAGAACAAGCCCATCGGCGAGGACGTGGATTTGGAGCGCATCGCGAAGCTGACCAGCGGCATGACCGGTGCCGACCTGATGAACCTGATGAACGAGGCGGCGCTGCTGACCGCCCGCCGCAACAAGGACAAGATCGGCATGGACGAGGTGAACGAGTCCATGGAGCGCCTGATGGCCGGCCCTGAGCGCAAGACCCGCGTACTCAACGAGAAGACCCGCCGCACCATCGCGTACCACGAATCCGGCCACGCCCTGGTGGGCCACATGCTGGAAAACGCCGACCCGGTGCATAAGATCACCATCGTGCCGCGCGGCATGGCCCTGGGTTACACCATGAGCATCCCCGACGAGGACAAGTTCCTGGTCAGCCGCTCTGCCATGCTTGATGAGCTTGCCGTGTTCATGGGCGGCCGTGTGGCCGAAGAAATCTTCTGCGGCGACATCACCACCGGCGCGTCCAACGACTTGGAGCGCGCAACCAAGACGGCCCGCAAGATGGTCGTGAGCTACGGCATGTCCGAGGCGCTGGGCCAGCAGACCTTCGGCCAGCCCAACCACGAAGTGTTCCTGGGCCGCGACTACGGCAACACCCAGGACTACTCGCCTGAGACCGCGCAGCGCATCGACGAGGAGGTGGCGCGCCTGATGAAGGAGGCCCACGACACCGCCTACGAGATTTTGAGCGCGCGCCAGGAGCAGATGCACACCATGGCGAAGGTGCTGCTCGAGCGCGAGACGGTGGACGGCGAAGAGTGCCAGGCGCTGCTGAACAACACCTGGGACGAGTTTCTGGCCAAGAAGCAGGCCGAAGCCGCTGCGAAGGCTGCTGACCAGGCAGAACAGCCCCAGGTCGAAGCCGAGCCGGTCGCCCAGGTCGCAACGCCCGCGGCGCCGGTTGCGCCTGCGGTCCCCGAGGCGCCCCAGCCTCCTGCTGCGCCCCAGCAGTAA
- the folP gene encoding dihydropteroate synthase, whose translation MMWHCGNFEFDTRQPVVMGILNVTPDSFSDGGEHNGYAEAVEHARAMVEAGAAIIDVGGESTRPGSAEVTPEEELSRVIDVVRALVDLGYCVSIDTRHADVARACVQAGAAIINDVSGFRDPAMVEVAASCDAGLVVMHMQGEPGTMQDNPHYDDVVAEVKAYLAEQAAMLEAAGVAHGRICLDPGPGFGKTVSQTVELMRNFHELRRLGYPTMVAVSRKSYIGAVYGIENPADRDVASAAEALLACELGASVVRTHNVEKTLEGLKDLRPYAVIGMGSNVALVANPGEETEGKIANLQQAISGICTIPDTQIIDISSYYESEPAYYEDQDTFVNAVMVVRTGVPPRELLNYLHAIENSLGRVRTIENGPRTLDLDIEDYQMYLSDVEELMLPHPHVCERDFVVKPLLEILPGHILADGTPVTFDDVSYGAARKIER comes from the coding sequence ATGATGTGGCATTGCGGTAACTTCGAGTTCGACACACGCCAGCCCGTTGTCATGGGCATTCTGAACGTGACCCCCGATTCGTTCTCCGACGGCGGCGAGCACAACGGCTATGCGGAGGCCGTGGAGCATGCCCGCGCCATGGTGGAGGCCGGTGCTGCGATCATCGATGTGGGCGGCGAATCCACCCGGCCCGGATCGGCCGAGGTGACGCCGGAAGAGGAGCTCTCCCGCGTGATCGATGTGGTACGCGCCCTTGTTGACCTGGGGTATTGCGTAAGCATCGACACCCGCCATGCGGATGTGGCCCGCGCTTGCGTTCAGGCCGGTGCCGCCATCATCAACGACGTTTCGGGATTCCGCGACCCGGCCATGGTGGAAGTGGCCGCATCCTGCGATGCCGGCCTGGTGGTCATGCACATGCAGGGCGAGCCTGGCACCATGCAGGACAATCCGCACTACGACGACGTGGTTGCCGAGGTAAAGGCGTACCTGGCAGAACAGGCCGCCATGCTGGAGGCGGCGGGCGTGGCCCACGGCCGCATCTGCCTGGACCCGGGCCCCGGCTTCGGGAAAACCGTCAGCCAAACCGTCGAGCTCATGCGCAACTTCCACGAGCTGCGCCGCCTGGGCTATCCCACGATGGTAGCCGTGTCCCGCAAGAGCTACATCGGCGCCGTGTACGGCATCGAGAACCCCGCCGACCGCGACGTGGCGTCGGCCGCCGAGGCGCTTTTGGCCTGCGAGCTGGGCGCATCCGTCGTGCGCACCCACAACGTGGAGAAGACACTGGAGGGCTTGAAGGACTTGCGCCCCTACGCCGTTATCGGCATGGGGTCCAACGTGGCGCTGGTGGCGAACCCCGGAGAAGAGACCGAGGGCAAAATCGCCAACCTGCAGCAGGCAATTTCCGGCATCTGCACCATTCCCGACACGCAGATCATCGACATTTCCAGCTACTACGAAAGCGAGCCGGCCTACTACGAGGACCAGGACACCTTCGTGAACGCCGTCATGGTGGTTCGCACCGGCGTGCCGCCGCGGGAGCTGCTGAACTACCTGCACGCCATCGAGAACTCTCTGGGCCGCGTGCGCACCATCGAGAACGGCCCGCGTACGCTTGACCTGGACATCGAGGACTACCAGATGTACCTGTCCGATGTGGAGGAACTCATGCTGCCGCACCCGCACGTCTGCGAGCGCGACTTTGTGGTGAAGCCGTTGTTGGAGATTCTGCCCGGACATATTCTGGCCGACGGCACGCCGGTCACCTTCGACGACGTGTCCTACGGCGCGGCCCGCAAGATCGAGCGGTAG
- a CDS encoding DUF167 domain-containing protein, translated as MISDTLGPMSSDVTQIPIHATPKAQRNAVAGVKADDTGRLEVQVRVTVAPEGGKANKAVCETLAKAIGVSKSKVSIVRGETSRHKMAQVEAPSADIEAWMDGLPRL; from the coding sequence ATGATTTCTGATACCCTTGGGCCCATGAGCAGCGACGTTACACAGATTCCCATTCATGCCACGCCCAAGGCGCAACGCAATGCGGTCGCCGGCGTGAAGGCCGACGACACAGGTCGCCTGGAGGTGCAGGTCCGCGTGACCGTGGCCCCCGAAGGCGGCAAGGCCAACAAGGCCGTGTGCGAAACCCTGGCCAAAGCCATCGGCGTGTCCAAGAGCAAGGTGTCAATCGTCCGCGGCGAAACCTCGCGCCACAAGATGGCCCAGGTAGAAGCCCCGTCTGCCGACATCGAAGCCTGGATGGACGGTTTGCCGCGGCTCTAG
- a CDS encoding biotin--[acetyl-CoA-carboxylase] ligase, whose protein sequence is MAFDITYKQTTGSTNDDVWDLAQAGAPQGTCVAAFEQTAGRGKWDRVWVGPRGGLYFSFILRPTTPVSEWPQMSPAIAEAIAKVVREQTGAGADEVWVKLPNDVLCHQGKLCGILLEAKDGVVVVGCGLNVFPPETPAQTDGRNVPAYVSDLGNFVGVTGVDPAKADAHDAYLTALVPKLAASIEEAVL, encoded by the coding sequence ATGGCCTTCGACATCACCTATAAGCAAACCACCGGCTCCACCAACGACGACGTGTGGGACTTGGCCCAAGCGGGCGCGCCCCAGGGCACCTGCGTGGCGGCCTTCGAGCAAACGGCTGGCCGCGGCAAATGGGACCGCGTATGGGTGGGGCCTCGCGGCGGGCTGTACTTCTCATTCATCCTGCGGCCGACTACGCCCGTGTCGGAATGGCCTCAGATGAGCCCCGCAATTGCCGAGGCTATCGCGAAGGTGGTGCGCGAGCAGACCGGAGCCGGCGCCGACGAGGTGTGGGTGAAGCTGCCCAACGATGTGCTGTGCCACCAGGGCAAACTCTGCGGCATCCTGCTTGAAGCCAAAGATGGCGTCGTTGTGGTGGGCTGCGGCCTGAACGTGTTCCCTCCGGAAACGCCCGCGCAGACCGACGGCCGCAACGTTCCCGCATACGTGTCTGACCTGGGGAATTTCGTCGGAGTGACCGGGGTGGACCCAGCCAAAGCCGATGCGCACGACGCCTATCTGACGGCATTGGTGCCGAAACTCGCCGCATCCATCGAAGAGGCCGTTCTCTAA